A window from Populus trichocarpa isolate Nisqually-1 chromosome 3, P.trichocarpa_v4.1, whole genome shotgun sequence encodes these proteins:
- the LOC7458200 gene encoding E4 SUMO-protein ligase PIAL1 gives MVGMMAGTMMPPPQVAEGVTIRAAGQQMSASLANSFRVHAVAERLSLHIQPGFDSNPTEFFGLCLSLARGIDFAVANNETLLKAQELPFLLKQVCQRKNDVFLQAAIMVLMASVKNACMVGWFQEKETQELVTLATEIGKVFCTPGDINAGTTDSLSIIPTIMSRFYPLMKMGQIIVSLEVKPGFGAHVIDFHISKTTRNSTEDKIWLFVAQTDNTETSTCIVTPQEVNFLLNGKGVERRTNVIMDTGPQMPTNVTGMLKYGTNLLQAVGQFKGHYVIAVAFMSVEPKPETPVLQDYVHPCAAELDPDSDIIEGPSRISLNCPISYTRIRTPVKGHSCRHLQCFDFSNFVDINTRRPSWRCPHCNQHVCYTDIRVDQNMVKVLREVGDHCSDVIISADGSLKAISESDNKVDQTQERTLHCEKGMPEQVESMTSTRALPMVMDLTVDDDEINGEDNIDAEDRKPFLATLQNHPVDTNPIPTMPSQLINANAPSRNFSTLADEFWSSPYWSSSASDAQMVNGFSEPSTTTFMTSPVITDSVSPALNCDVGGYGNTTTSSVMHNQLSASIYLQSLQQNFVNSVANGEYGTLPPIYHVDRSPIAVQALPARPQTPAPQQRSRTPNPAISSGASLSSHGTLPEAANGLSPVSGNMDRQQQFARSLNTNSSSSQNWNMQDHPFMHGQSAQQQAVTLPSSSQLAGAHRASSPNLLYQQPLRVPQSRSHSPNVVRSSLPLAPAQTQQGAAQVGVGNSAGATNSQQSRLMVAAQLAAQRARQPPSVPVQIQTSGAGASYLTSADGIRAPATEQRGNAGGALPAVSGTEGLVDLASEQNWRPTGRMRGSLSGRAYSAALKEFMVQPTQQTQTPRPPPNLPPSQSSMPPHLQFLFARNAQVPQAQSSPVTGSAISNGSSSILP, from the exons ATGGTCGGAATGATGGCCGGAACGATGATGCCGCCACCTCAAGTAGCGGAGGGGGTGACGATCAGAGCGGCAGGGCAGCAGATGTCGGCGTCGCTAGCGAACTCGTTCAGAGTTCATGCTGTAGCGGAGCGATTATCTTTGCATATACAACCTGGCTTTGACAGTAACCCTACGGAATTCTTTGGCCTTTGCCTCTCTCTTGCTCG AGGGATTGATTTTGCAGTTGCGAACAATGAGACTCTGCTGAAAGCTCAAGAATTaccttttttattgaaacaa GTTTGCCAACgtaaaaatgatgttttcttGCAAGCAGCTATTATGGTTCTGATGGCTTCCGTTAAG AATGCTTGCATGGTTGGATGGTTTCAAGAGAAAGAAACTCAAGAACTCGTTACTCTTGCCACCGAG ATAGGGAAAGTCTTTTGCACTCCTGGAGATATTAATGCTGGGACAACTGATTCTCTTTCCATTATCCCAACAATCATGTCCAG GTTCTATCCACTAATGAAGATGGGTCAGATAATTGTTTCTCTAGAAGTCAAG CCTGGGTTTGGTGCACACGTGAttgattttcatatttcaaaGACGACAAGAAATTCGACCGAGGACAAAATA TGGTTATTTGTAGCACAGACAGATAATACGGAGACATCTACCTGTATTGTAACTCCGCAAGAAGTGAA CTTTCTTTTAAACGGAAAGGGAGTAGAGAGGAGAACTAATGTTATAATG GATACTGGACCACAGATGCCAACCAACGTTACTGGAATGCTTAAATATGGAACAAATCTTCTTCAAGCTGTTGGCCAGTTTAAGG GCCATTATGTTATAGCTGTCGCCTTCATGAGTGTGGAACCAAAACCTGAAACTCCTGTCCTACAAGATTACGTTCACCCTTGTGCAGCTGAACTAGATCCAG ATTCTGACATAATTGAGGGACCATCACGTATCTCTCTTAATTGTCCCATAAG CTACACACGAATCAGAACTCCTGTCAAAGGGCATTCATGCAGACATCTTCAG TGTTTTGATTTTAGTAACTTCGTTGATATAAATACAAGAAGACCATCTTGGCGCTGTCCACATTGTAATCAGCATGTCTGCTACACAGATATTCGAGTTGATCAAAACATGGTTAAG GTTCTGAGAGAAGTGGGAGACCATTGCAGTGATGTGATTATCTCCGCTGATGGATCATTGAAGGCCATCTCAGAAAGTGACAATAAAGTAGATCAGACACAAGAAAGGACTTTGCATTGTGAGAAGGGCATGCCGGAGCAGGTAGAATCTATGACTTCCACGAGAGCCCTTCCCATGGTTATGGATCTCACAGTAGATGATGATGAGATAAATGGCGAGGACAATATTGATGCTGAAGACAGGAAACCTTTTCTGGCTACTCTTCAAAACCATCCTGTCGATACTAATCCAATTCCAACCATGCCATCACAATTGATTAATGCAAATGCACCTAGTCGAAACTTTTCTACTCTAGCGGATGAATTTTGGTCCAGTCCTTACTGGTCCAGTTCTGCATCAGATGCACAGATGGTGAATGGCTTCTCTGAGCCCTCTACTACCACTTTTATGACATCTCCTGTGATAACTGATTCTGTTTCTCCTGCACTTAACTGTGATGTTGGGGGTTACGGGAATACCACCACCTCCTCAGTGATGCATAATCAGCTATCTGCTTCAATTTATTTACAGTCACTGCAGCAAAACTTTGTGAATTCAGTTGCCAATGGTGAGTATGGTACATTGCCACCAATATATCATGTCGACAGGTCTCCAATAGCAGTTCAGGCCCTCCCAGCTCGACCTCAAACACCAGCTCCACAACAAAGATCAAGAACTCCAAATCCTGCAATTTCCAGTGGGGCCTCCCTTTCTTCTCATGGTACTCTACCAGAAGCTGCAAATGGTCTTAGCCCAGTCTCTGGTAATATGGACAGGCAGCAGCAATTTGCAAGATCCCTTAACACGAATTCATCTTCTTCGCAG AACTGGAATATGCAAGACCATCCATTTATGCATGGTCAATCAGCTCAACAACAGGCTGTTACCCTCCCTAGTTCGAGTCAATTGGCTGGTGCTCACAGAGCATCCTCACCCAACTTACTATATCAGCAACCTCTTCGAGTGCCCCAATCAAGGAGCCACTCTCCAAATGTAGTCCGATCATCTTTGCCTCTGGCACCAGCTCAAACCCAGCAAGGGGCTGCACAAGTTGGGGTTGGAAACTCAGCAGGTGCTACAAATAGCCAACAAAGTAGGTTGATGGTTGCTGCTCAGCTTGCTGCCCAGAGGGCTAGACAGCCACCTTCAGTGCCAGTTCAAATTCAAACATCCGGAGCAGGGGCATCATATCTTACTAGTGCTGATGGGATTAGAGCGCCAGCAACTGAGCAGAGAGGGAATGCTGGAGGAGCATTGCCAGCAGTTTCTGGCACCGAGGGTCTGGTGGATTTGGCATCAGAACAGAATTGGCGACCAACAGGTCGAATGCGTGGAAGTCTCTCAGGTCGAGCTTATTCTGCTGCTCTTAAAGAGTTCATGGTTCAGCCTACCCAACAAACTCAAACCCCAAGACCACCACCAAACTTACCCCCATCTCAATCTAGTATGCCACCTCACCTGCAGTTTCTCTTTGCAAGAAATGCCCAAGTTCCACAGGCACAGAGTAGTCCTGTGActggatctgccatttcaaatggAAGCTCCAGTATTCTACCATAA
- the LOC7497809 gene encoding uncharacterized protein LOC7497809 isoform X1 yields the protein MDASVELNYPVDVVVSAAAAAAKKNKSFVMGSDEVFGRDNNNDNNDNIRVSTLVGKEVVEVEESILVNPRAAAASIQHCSSLFAQKDETSSLTALESISWEKVLPLEHREDVIKKPSSPIGDISKQLNCSGSNGPSWIPRSEEVQVQRRGGKVTRSSSGCSKRPRLSPFEDSTGPAGVADPKDSSDKLGSHPTEIDCNEKTQSAKKKNNFGRKRGDRRHSKVTLKTKFDSFSVKAGLASFGSAGGGNSYFGLCGLKTDDHDITKLVDHISLNDVLDGTYECPSLGKDKGKKAINATENILHSVVKACFILHFSRPAQLQNFAETDVYSNEKMPPCPSYSVSIVENGDSSATDISSFTKDSCNKPETPANLLDFSFDQPKDTLDRLALPPPKDLESLLLDATKLAASSRHAPDPRPGKQTSRQASLPAFPWSHTFSGQHSRTNSDAVKCSPSRSTCQGRWVRIGDSFNSPGCASDTLTNLESCAYDETLVPSQVTKLAVLGNNVDSLKPWCGWGLSSSQASMTSHVLLESEDDLKSQGRVERCPRLLEAAQTLYDIATHVARLNQDGILRRPKELLQKAMKARRTKSIEKPDDVSAASTSSMGSDHKSRSGMDQIKPTKRPKPSTIRDKKDLDHIDSVRKGPINWSAPKSRRASPIKLIRDSIAESRHSAAYILKEACMMPPPPAKVLNRTCNGQQKVRKLMQMD from the exons ATGGATGCGTCGGTGGAGCTGAATTATCCGGTGGATGTTGTTGTttcggcggcggcggcggcggcgaaGAAGAATAAGAGTTTTGTTATGGGATCTGATGAGGTGTTTGGTagagataataataatgacaataatgataatattaggGTCTCGACGCTTGTTGGTAAAGAAGTTGTTGAGGTCGAGGAGTCGATTTTAGTTAACCCTAGAGCAGCAGCTGCTTCGATTCAGCATTGCAGCTCTTTGTTTGCTCAAAAAG ATGAAACGAGCTCACTCACTGCTTTGGAGTCAATTTCATGGGAGAAAGTTTTACCTCTGGAACACCGTGAGGATGTTATTAAGAAACCTAGCTCACCTATTGGAGACATTTCTAAACAACTCAATTGCAGTGGCTCAAATGGTCCTTCATGGATTCCTAGGTCTGAAGAAGTGCAAGTacaaagaagaggaggaaaagTGACAAGAAGTAGCAGTGGTTGCTCCAAGAGACCACGGTTATCTCCATTTGAAGATTCTACTGGACCAGCTGGAGTTGCTGACCCAAAGGATTCTTCTGATAAGCTAGGTTCGCATCCAACCGAGATTGACTGTAATG AAAAAACTCAATCAGcgaaaaaaaagaacaactttGGCCGCAAGCGAGGTGATAGGAGACACTCTAAAGTTACATTGAAGACTAAATTTGATTCCTTCTCTGTGAAGGCAGGTTTGGCGAGCTTTGGTTCAGCTGGTGGTGGGAACAGCTATTTTG GACTATGTGGTTTGAAGACGGATGATCATGACATCACAAAGCTGGTAGACCATATATCATTGAATGATGTTCTTGATGGCACTTACGAGTGTCCTAGCTTAGGCAAAGACAAGGGGAAGAAAGCCATAAATGCAACTGAAAATATTCTGCATTCAGTTGTAAAAGCTTGCTTTATTCTTCATTTCTCCAGGCCTGCTCAGCTCCAGAATTTTGCTGAGACAGATGTCTATTCCAACGAGAAAATGCCTCCATGCCCATCTTACTCTGTTTCTATTGTTGAAAATGGAGATTCTTCAGCAACTGATATTTCTTCATTTACCAAG GATTCTTGCAACAAGCCTGAAACTCCTGCtaatttgcttgatttttcGTTTGACCAACCTAAAGATACTCTGGATCGGTTGGCACTTCCTCCACCCAAGGATCTGGAGTCTCTGCTTCTGGATGCAACCAAGCTTGCTGCATCATCAAGGCATGCCCCTGATCCACGACCTGGGAAGCAAACATCTCGCCAGGCTAGCTTGCCAGCTTTTCCCTGGTCACACACTTTCAGTGGGCAGCACTCCAGAACTAATTCTGACGCGGTTAAGTGTTCACCAAGTAGGAGTACATGCCAAGGTAGATGGGTAAGAATAGGGGACAGTTTCAATTCACCTGGGTGTGCCTCTGATACTTTAACAAATTTGGAGTCATGTGCTTATGATGAGACCTTAGTTCCTTCACAAGTAACAAAGTTGGCTGTTCTAGGAAATAATGTTGACTCATTGAAACCTTGGTGTGGGTGGGGTTTGTCATCCTCACAAGCTTCTATGACATCCCATGTTCTGCTAG AATCTGAAGATGACCTGAAGTCTCAAGGAAGAG TTGAACGTTGTCCAAGACTGTTGGAGGCTGCTCAAACCTTGTATGACATTGCTACTCACGTGGCAAGGCTAAACCAAGATGGAATATTAAGGCGGCCTAAGGAGCTCTTACAAAAGGCTATGAAAGCTCGCAGGACAAAATCAATCGAGAAACCTGATGATGTATCTGCAGCATCAACTTCATCAATGGGGTCTGACCATAAGTCGAGAAGTGGCATGGACCAGATAAAGCCCACAAAGAGGCCTAAACCCTCAACCATTAGGGACAAAAAAGATCTTGATCATATCGACAGTGTTAGGAAAGGGCCAATAAATTGGTCTGCTCCAAAATCAAGAAGAGCATCTCCCATCAAATTAATTAGGGACTCCATTGCAGAAAGTAGACATTCCGCTGCTTACATCTTAAAGGAAGCATGTATGATGCCTCCTCCACCTGCAAAAGTTCTGAATAGAACTTGCAACGGTCAACAAAAGGTTCGTAAATTGATGCAGATGGACTGA
- the LOC7497809 gene encoding uncharacterized protein LOC7497809 isoform X2, producing the protein MDASVELNYPVDVVVSAAAAAAKKNKSFVMGSDEVFGRDNNNDNNDNIRVSTLVGKEVVEVEESILVNPRAAAASIQHCSSLFAQKDETSSLTALESISWEKVLPLEHREDVIKKPSSPIGDISKQLNCSGSNGPSWIPRSEEVQVQRRGGKVTRSSSGCSKRPRLSPFEDSTGPAGVADPKDSSDKLGSHPTEIDCNGLCGLKTDDHDITKLVDHISLNDVLDGTYECPSLGKDKGKKAINATENILHSVVKACFILHFSRPAQLQNFAETDVYSNEKMPPCPSYSVSIVENGDSSATDISSFTKDSCNKPETPANLLDFSFDQPKDTLDRLALPPPKDLESLLLDATKLAASSRHAPDPRPGKQTSRQASLPAFPWSHTFSGQHSRTNSDAVKCSPSRSTCQGRWVRIGDSFNSPGCASDTLTNLESCAYDETLVPSQVTKLAVLGNNVDSLKPWCGWGLSSSQASMTSHVLLESEDDLKSQGRVERCPRLLEAAQTLYDIATHVARLNQDGILRRPKELLQKAMKARRTKSIEKPDDVSAASTSSMGSDHKSRSGMDQIKPTKRPKPSTIRDKKDLDHIDSVRKGPINWSAPKSRRASPIKLIRDSIAESRHSAAYILKEACMMPPPPAKVLNRTCNGQQKVRKLMQMD; encoded by the exons ATGGATGCGTCGGTGGAGCTGAATTATCCGGTGGATGTTGTTGTttcggcggcggcggcggcggcgaaGAAGAATAAGAGTTTTGTTATGGGATCTGATGAGGTGTTTGGTagagataataataatgacaataatgataatattaggGTCTCGACGCTTGTTGGTAAAGAAGTTGTTGAGGTCGAGGAGTCGATTTTAGTTAACCCTAGAGCAGCAGCTGCTTCGATTCAGCATTGCAGCTCTTTGTTTGCTCAAAAAG ATGAAACGAGCTCACTCACTGCTTTGGAGTCAATTTCATGGGAGAAAGTTTTACCTCTGGAACACCGTGAGGATGTTATTAAGAAACCTAGCTCACCTATTGGAGACATTTCTAAACAACTCAATTGCAGTGGCTCAAATGGTCCTTCATGGATTCCTAGGTCTGAAGAAGTGCAAGTacaaagaagaggaggaaaagTGACAAGAAGTAGCAGTGGTTGCTCCAAGAGACCACGGTTATCTCCATTTGAAGATTCTACTGGACCAGCTGGAGTTGCTGACCCAAAGGATTCTTCTGATAAGCTAGGTTCGCATCCAACCGAGATTGACTGTAATG GACTATGTGGTTTGAAGACGGATGATCATGACATCACAAAGCTGGTAGACCATATATCATTGAATGATGTTCTTGATGGCACTTACGAGTGTCCTAGCTTAGGCAAAGACAAGGGGAAGAAAGCCATAAATGCAACTGAAAATATTCTGCATTCAGTTGTAAAAGCTTGCTTTATTCTTCATTTCTCCAGGCCTGCTCAGCTCCAGAATTTTGCTGAGACAGATGTCTATTCCAACGAGAAAATGCCTCCATGCCCATCTTACTCTGTTTCTATTGTTGAAAATGGAGATTCTTCAGCAACTGATATTTCTTCATTTACCAAG GATTCTTGCAACAAGCCTGAAACTCCTGCtaatttgcttgatttttcGTTTGACCAACCTAAAGATACTCTGGATCGGTTGGCACTTCCTCCACCCAAGGATCTGGAGTCTCTGCTTCTGGATGCAACCAAGCTTGCTGCATCATCAAGGCATGCCCCTGATCCACGACCTGGGAAGCAAACATCTCGCCAGGCTAGCTTGCCAGCTTTTCCCTGGTCACACACTTTCAGTGGGCAGCACTCCAGAACTAATTCTGACGCGGTTAAGTGTTCACCAAGTAGGAGTACATGCCAAGGTAGATGGGTAAGAATAGGGGACAGTTTCAATTCACCTGGGTGTGCCTCTGATACTTTAACAAATTTGGAGTCATGTGCTTATGATGAGACCTTAGTTCCTTCACAAGTAACAAAGTTGGCTGTTCTAGGAAATAATGTTGACTCATTGAAACCTTGGTGTGGGTGGGGTTTGTCATCCTCACAAGCTTCTATGACATCCCATGTTCTGCTAG AATCTGAAGATGACCTGAAGTCTCAAGGAAGAG TTGAACGTTGTCCAAGACTGTTGGAGGCTGCTCAAACCTTGTATGACATTGCTACTCACGTGGCAAGGCTAAACCAAGATGGAATATTAAGGCGGCCTAAGGAGCTCTTACAAAAGGCTATGAAAGCTCGCAGGACAAAATCAATCGAGAAACCTGATGATGTATCTGCAGCATCAACTTCATCAATGGGGTCTGACCATAAGTCGAGAAGTGGCATGGACCAGATAAAGCCCACAAAGAGGCCTAAACCCTCAACCATTAGGGACAAAAAAGATCTTGATCATATCGACAGTGTTAGGAAAGGGCCAATAAATTGGTCTGCTCCAAAATCAAGAAGAGCATCTCCCATCAAATTAATTAGGGACTCCATTGCAGAAAGTAGACATTCCGCTGCTTACATCTTAAAGGAAGCATGTATGATGCCTCCTCCACCTGCAAAAGTTCTGAATAGAACTTGCAACGGTCAACAAAAGGTTCGTAAATTGATGCAGATGGACTGA
- the LOC7497810 gene encoding protein LURP-one-related 17 encodes MIFFLKSSSRSVHDQEHHHEPVAEAEVETRINDGTCTSLTVWRKSLLISCNGFTVINSCGDLVYRVDNYIDRPDELVLMDGSGKSILTMRRRKKLGVLVHNWFVYEGEVGNYCATNKLSKKPIWCVRKNINILQTSHNVLAYVFRGSTDKRHSFVIEGSYTRRSCKVIGGSRKVLAEIKRKEAMVEGISYGVEVFVLNVEPGFDPGFAMGLLLILDQMFP; translated from the exons atgatatttttcttaaaatcttcGTCAAGATCAGTCCATGATCAAGAACATCATCACGAGCCAGTTGCTGAGGCTGAGGTGGAGACCAGGATTAACGATGGCACGTGCACGTCATTAACAGTGTGGAGGAAGTCACTTTTAATTAGTTGCAATGGATTTACAGTGATTAATTCCTGTGGAGATTTAGTCTATCGCGTTGATAATTACATTGATCGTCCTGACGAGCTCGTTCTTATGGATGGCTCGGGAAAATCCATCCTCACAATGCGTCGACGCAAG AAGCTTGGAGTGCTAGTACATAACTGGTTTGTCTATGAAGGTGAAGTGGGTAACTACTGTGCAACAAACAAATTATCAAAGAAGCCAATTTGGTGTGTGAGGAAGAATATTAACATCTTACAAACCAGTCACAATGTGCTCGCGTATGTTTTTCGAGGATCCACAGATAAAAGACATTCGTTTGTGATCGAAGGTTCTTATACGCGTAGATCATGCAAAGTGATAGGTGGATCAAGAAAGGTTTTGGCAGAGATCAAGAGGAAAGAAGCTATGGTCGAAGGTATTTCTTATGGGGTAgaggtttttgttttgaatgtaGAACCAGGATTTGATCCTGGATTTGCCATGGGTTTGCTTTTGATATTGGATCAAATGTTCCCCtga